CAAGGAGGGTCGCGGCCGATACTTGTAGGCGCTGCACCAGCCTTCGCCGTCGCTACGGACGTAGCTGAAGCCGCCTCCGAACGCGTTCTGCGACTCGTCGACCTTGATGAGATACTCGACGCCGCGGTCTTGGGTGACGACTTCCACCGTGCCGTCGTTCGAGAGCATGGCGTTGATCCGGCGATTGCCGAAGGCGGCCCAGTGGGTCCGCGGGTCGAGGGGCAATCCGTCTGCATTCACTTCCGTCACCGGATAGCTTGCCAGCGGGTCGGCGTGCTGATCGGCGCGATAGTCGAAGGCCGGATAGCCGCGCTCGTCGACGATCCAACGGCCAAAGCGCCCGCTGCCCAAAGTGCAGTCCCCGAAACGCGCCGCCCCTTCGGGCGCGTTGCAGAACTCCGCAGGCGGCGTCCAAGGCGCGTCCCCTTCGACAAACGGTTCGTCCTCGCCGCAGCCCAGGAGCAACGCTCCGAAGCAAATGGCACCAGCGACGCCACGGTGACTCACGAGGCGAAATTACCGTGTTCGCAGCTTGGTGTCGAAGGGAGGATGTAGCGCCACCGTTCGAATGCGCCCGTGGTTGCGGCGAAACCATGTCTCGTAGGTGGAGTCGCAGTGCTCCTTCACGTAGCGTTCCCCGGCGCGCGCGTCCTTCACTAGCACCGAGAGCCCGTAGATGTTCAGCGCGTGTGCCGGGGCGCAGTAGCTGGATTGCGCTTCGGCGTGCTGCCAGTCGCGTATGTGGCGTTGTATTCGCTGTGGAAACTCCGTCGTGATGTCCTGCCAGCGTCCAGCGCGACGGCCCAGCACCAGGGGTCGCGTGAAGTCATTGGCCTGCCCGTCGAACCAAATGCTCGCCGTTCCGGCGATCTCCGGTTGGGCGTCGCCATTCAGGTCCTTCACCTCGAGTTCGCCCTCGTCGGTCCCGACACTGAGGAACTCCACCGGTTGCCCATCGACCAGGGCGAAGAAGCGATCCTGGCGGTTCCCATGAGCGCCCGCCGCCGTCGCGAACCACAGCTCCTTCGGGGCGCGGCCATCGAGTTCCACGAGCTCCAGTCTCGGGATGTACTCCACTTCGAACCTGGTCGACCGGGCTCCGCTGATCTCGACGACGCGAGGCAACGCCGATTGGCGACACGTCACCGACACGGACAAAGACTCCCACGCAAAGCGGCCCGGGCAACAGGCCGCGTCCGGACAACTGAGTCCGGACGACTTCGTCGCACCCGTGGCGGAAGACGACTTCGTGGCCGCAGCGGCAGCGGTCGCGTGTTGCTGAGCGCGCGGCGTCGCGCTACGCGCCACCCGGCCCGGTGACTGGTTCTGACACCCCGTCAGCAACAGGATCGCAAGGGCCGTCCGGGTACGCACGCGCCGACAATAGCGGACCGGCGCCAGGAGGCCAGGTTTCGCTGTGTCACGGCGGTGGGAGTAGCTGCTCGTGGAGGGTGGGGGAGTCGTCGGGGGCGTCCGCCTAGTTGCCGGACGCGCGTGCGATTCCCAACGCGACGGCGCACCCCAGGCCGATCACCAGCGGCAGCGAGTACCCCGAGCTCGCGAGCATGCCCACAGCCTAGCACTCGTTGTCGTCGAAGAGCTGTTGCTGGCACTCCGTCGGGTAGGTGAGCCGCCCACCCGTCGCGCAATCGAACTTGCCGCGCGCGAGCCTGCAGCGGACGAGCGTGTCCCAGGCGTGGCCGCAGGTCTCGGCGGGGCCAATGGTGCGGATTTCGACCAGGCATTCCTGATGACACTTCGGATCGTCGACGCCGCAGCTGGCGCTCCTACCGTCGCAGAGCGCAGCATAGCCCCAGACGCCAGGTTCGGCGCCGTCTTCGGAGGTGTGTCCGCCGTAACCGACGAGCGCAACCAGCAGCGCGGCGCCGCTGATGCCCCGTCTGCGCGTCGTGTCGAGCACTCCTAGAAGCATATCCGCATGGTGTCCCGCCGCGCGAGCGCTGCCCGACATTCGAACTATAGCAAGCCGGCCTTTCGCAACTCCCGGCGCACGCTCCGTTCAACCTCCTCGAAGTGGGGGACTTCGCCTAGATACTGCTCGAGCTCCTGATTCCACTGGCGCTCGTACTCCCCGACACGCCTCTCGAACCTCTCTGCAAACTTCGCGGGGTCCAGACCGCGATGCGTCGCCTTTCTCCGAAACAAATCTACGACCGCATCGAGCTCTTCTTCGCCGAGCAACAGACTGAGGTCGAGGAAGTCTCTGCACTGGCGCCGTTGCAGAACGCACCGGAGCTTCTCCGCCGTGGTTTCCAGCCTGGTGTACGCCGCGACATTGCATTCTGGGGTGTCAGCCCATCGGCGAAGTAGTGGCCGCTGCTCCGTGTTGACCACCAGCTCATCGTCGGCAAGATCGAGCTTGATGCGTCGCTGCGCTCCGAGCGGTCCCTGGTACAGGATCGCATCGTCGACGACTCCAAGCTCGGTGATCGTGCCGGGAGGGGTGCCCGCCAGCGCAGCCGTGATCCGGTCTCGCGCCTCGCCCTTGCCCCCTTTGATGACCGAGAAATCCAGATCCGCCGAGTACCGGTAGTCTTCGAAATGCAGAAGCCTCAGAGACGTTCCGCCTTTGAAGACGATTGCGCCATCTGCGTTCTGTGCCGCGATGAGCGCCACGACATGGGCGAGCACGTAGTCCCGCTCGACGACTTTTGCGTCCACGCCGTCGTTGCTCGCGACCTTGGTGATCTGTCCCTTTGTCGTCATTGGTGCACGACATTCTGCAGCTCCGACGGCGCCTGATCCCACCGGACCCACCATTTCGTGTCGCGATAGGACGTCTTGCCGTGCCCGGGCTCGAGGTCGATGTCGCTGCTCGGCTTCGTCAGGGGCGCCAGCCGGCCGGCCAATCCGGTAATGCGCAGTGTGTCGGCGAGGGAACCGATTCGGCGAAGCGCGGGCCCCCACGACAGCGCGCGGGCGTACTCGGTGAGCTTCTCCGCATCGACGCCCTTGGACGATGCCGCTTCGAGGGCCTCTGCTAGGACGGCGATTCCACCGACGATCTCTGGACGGGCGGCCGCATCCAGCAGCGAGCGTTCCAGGTCCGACATGAGGACACCGTCCTGTTTCTTCGCGCCCACTTCGAGCGCCCCCTCGGGCTCTTGCACCACCGTGAGTCGCCGCCCCGAGAGGCGCTCGCTTCGCGTCGGTTTGGCGAGCGCCACCTGGATCGACCGCGAGGGATGCGCGAGAAGATCGAGCTGGTCCAGCGCGGTTCGGTATGCGACGCGGTGGCGAACGTTGCGGAACCCAGCGGCGACGGAAAGAAGGACGCTCTCTGCGGCAGCGGTCGTCCCGAGCGTCCCAAGTTGCCGGATCACATAGTGTCCCCGTCGAACCCGGTCGAGCAGCCCATCCCGAACGAGTCGCCCGAGGATGTTTCCGGTCGCTGCGGCAGACCTACCGAGCCGTGCGGCGGCCTCGGCCGAAGTGAATTGGGTCACTCCCTCGCTGACGAACTGGTCGAGCAGCGCGAGACCAGTGAGCTGTGTGCTAGAACGCATACATCACGCCTTTCGTGAATAACGCTATTTTTAGCACTGCGATGTTAGCTGTCAATAGTGCGAAATTCACGCTATTCGTGAAAAACGGTGCCCGTGTCGCAACGGCACATTCCACCGCGATTCCAGCACGTTCCCACTCGCCCCGCTCTTGAGCCTCGCCGGTGCGGCAGCTTCCAGAGCGAGGCGAGCATGTGGTCGAGTTGCGCGAGAGCGCTCTCGGCTTCCGCGCCGCGGAAGTAGCCCCAGCCGATGGAGACCGACGCGGACTTTGCCGGGCTGCCGGCGGGGCTTTGGTGGCGGCTGCGGCCGGGATCGAAGTAGCCCCACGCCGCTGATGAGGACCGAGACCCGGGAGCAAATGCGAAGAGGCCAGCCTTTCGGCTGGCCTCAAGCAGATGGCGGGGCGGACGGGACTCGCGCCGGCTGCCGAAATGGCTTCGCTCGACTCGCTGCGAGCCGACGGCCGCGCCAGGCCGCTGATGAGGACCGAGACCCGGGAGCAAATGCGAAGAGGCCAGCCTTTCGGCTGGCCTCAAGCAGATGGCGGGGCGGACGGGACTCGTTCCGGCTGCGAAAGGGTCGTGACCTGACGCGATGCGAGCCGACGGCCGCGGCACGCCGCACATGAGGACTAGGTCCCGTCCACAAAACGAAAGAGGACCCGGAAGGGTCCTCGATCAGTTGCGGGGCGGACGGGACTCGCGCCGGCTGCCGAAATGGCTTCGCTCGACTCGCTGCGAGCCGACGGCCGCGCCAGGCCGCTGATGAGGACCGAGACCCGGGAGCAAATGCGAAGAGGCCAGCCTTTCGGCTGGCCTCAAGCAGATGGCGGGGCGGACGGGACTCGTTCCGGCTGCGAAAGGGTCGTGACCTGACGCGATGCGAGCCGACGGCCGCGGCACGCCGCACATGAGGACTAGGTCCCGTCCACAAAACGAAGGGTCCTCGATCAACGGGACGAGGACCCGGAAGGGTCCTCGATCAGTTGCGGGGCGGACGGGACTCGCGCCGGCTGCCGAAATGGCTTCGCTCGACTCGCTGCGAGCCGACGGCCGCGCCAGGCCGCTGATGAGGACCGAGTCCCGGGAGCAAATGCGAAGAGGCCAGCCTTTCGGCTGGCCTCAAGCAGATGGCGGGGCGGACGGGACTCGAACCCGCGGCCTCCGGCGTGACAGGCCGGCGTTATAACCAACTTAACTACCGCCCCTGAGCGGTGAGGCGGGGATATAGCACAGCGGGCCGGGCGGGCTGCAAGAGAAAAATCGATGGGATTTCCGGCATGTTTGTCGCATTTGGCCGCCCGCTGGACGACTAGGGGAGCGCGGTCGCGACGGAGCGCACGATGGCGTCCACCGCGGGGCCGTATCCGCTGGACGGGTCTTGCGCCACGTACGGGTTCTTGGGGCAGATGCTGGCGACGATGGCCTGGTCGCCGATGCCTTTCATCACATCGAGCTGACGCAGTCCTGGGTAGGCCTTGGCTCGGTGCTGCACGCTGGTGAACGCGCTTCCATCCCAACACAGCGGGTTCTTCCCGTCGACTGCGCCTTGCCAGCAGTCACAGGCTTCGGCGGTCGACGAGCAGTCCTTGGGTTGGGCGAGGGGGAAGGTGCATGCGTATTGAAGATCTCCCGCCCCTTGCGATCCGAACCCTGCGGTGATGTCCCAGTCATGCCCGTGAATGGGGTCGGTGTTCGGTGCGGTCCAGTCCGCCACGAGTGGACGCGGCTGGTTGCTTTCTACCATGTGGGGATCGCTGGGGGGCTGGCTGCCCGTGGGCGTGATCTTGGCCCAGTCGATCTGAGACGCCCGTTTGTATTCGAGGGGTGCGCTCGCACTCTGACTCGCGTCCGTCGCGATCAGTTGCCAGGGCACGCCAACGATACCGGCAAGGAACACCCGGTCCGACCCGCGCTTGCCGCTCGCAAACAGCGGGTTGGGGACGGGGCTGCCGCTGCGATCCTCCACGCTTTGTGCACTCAGGCCGTCTATGTATCGGGACGTCGGCGCGAGAAAGTCGATGCCAAAGCGGCGCTTCTGCTCCCAGCAGCGAAGGTTCAGGTTGTCCTCGGGCTCCGAGTAGTTCCCCTTGGCGCACTCGGGATCCTGACTAGCGGGTGTGCAGCCAGCGACGTCCGGGGCGCCGCACGACGTACAACAAGCGTCGTCGGGATTGCTGTTGCACACGGCGCGAGCGCGCGGGAGTCCAGGCGACGAAATGCTGACGAGCCACGTCTGTCCTGTGGCAAGTCGAGAGCAGTCGTTCTCGTCCGTGAGCATGACGATGACCACGGCCGAGTCTTCGCGCAGGAACGCCGCGCGTTGGTCGAGCAGGGTCTTGTCCGCGCAGAACCCAGACACGCATACGCCGTCGGTTTCACAGGGTTGACCCTCCGCAGCGCAAGTCGGCACGACGACCGTGCTGCTGCTTCGCTCGACTCGGACCGGAGGCTGCGGGTCGATCAAGAAGCGATACCAACTCTCCAATTGTGCCTCGTGCCCGCATCCCTTTTCGCCCACGGCGCCGACGTGTTGGCGCAGTTCGTTGGCGAGTTGTGCTGGGTCCTGGGTAGCGCCGGGCGCCCAAGCGAGGAATCCCAAGCCGTCCTGCTGAGGTAGGCCTGGACGAACGGAGCCGAGCAGATGTGCGCGGTCGTTCTGCTCGGCGGTATAGCTCGGGCTGATCGGATCGCAGAGGTCCCCGCCAAAGGAGCCCAGGCTCGACGACACGACCCCAATGTGCATGTCCGCCACGGGTCGAAACTCGGGGACGGAGCAAGGATCACAGGGATAGCTCTGGCCTGTGGGCTGCCCCTTGCCATCGACGCAACGCGGGGCGGTGAAGCGGCCGACCAGGTCGTCGACGCTGGAGATGAGCAGCGCCTGTTTGTCCGCCATCGAGAGGGAGTTGTCGACCATGAGAAGCAGATCGATTTTTCCACCCGCGGCCTCGCCGCCCGAGCCTCCCGCCGCGCACGTGTTACCGCCACCGCCATCGCTGGAGCTGCCGCAGGAGGCGAGGGCAAGGGGTGCAGTCAGACAAAGGAAGGCCACGAAGGTGCGCATGGAGCGGGGTACGCTCCGCGTCGCCTGGGGCTTCCTCTCATGCCCGCCTTCCGGCCGGAACCGCTAGCTCCTGGGCGCTCACGGCGTCGTGCCGGCGTGGGCGCCGCAGCTGGGGCAGCGTGCGCCGGGCGTCATGACGAAGAGGGCGCTGCAGAAGGGACAGCGGGTGGCGGCTGCGCTGCCGAGTAGTCCCAGTTCCGGGCGCTCCGCCCGAAGTCGTAGCGTTGCGGCGACGAGGAAATCACGGAGCGCGCTTTGCACGCTCGCCGCGCGCTGCAATGGCAGGGCCGACGAACCTTGTCTTCCGATGCAGCGAAGAGTCGCGGCGCGCAGTGTGACGTCGGCGTCGTAGCCGAGCGTCGGTGAGAAAGTGATGCCCAGCAGCGTCCGTCCATCCAGGAGCGCTTCGTTCCAGGTTTCGCCGCTGCGTTCCCAGTACGACCGCAGGCTCTCTGCGCGTACTTCCACGACCACCCGCGAACGCTCGCCGACGCCGCGGAGATCCTGCCAGCCGAAGCGAAGCGCCCGTTTTCCAGTTTGGGACAGGAGCAGGAGGGGCACGAAAGGCAACACCAGCGGCACCAGCAGCCAGCCGACCACCCGCTTGGCGCCCGACAGCGGCGGCGACTCTTCGGCAACGAGCACCGCGCCCGGTTGGCGCTGCACCACGAGGCCCGCGCTCTCCAGCACGGCCCCCGACGCGGCCTCGTTGACCTCGTTCGGGTGCGCCAGCAGTGGTTGACCGCCGTACCAGGTCTCCATCGCCGTGCGGACGCTGCCGTTCACGATGAGCTCGCTGAGTACGACTTGTTCGCGCATCGCCGCGTCGAGAATCGAAGCTACGGCCGCCTGGCCCTCGTCTTCGTTGTTCGGAACGTGGTCCACGTGCCAGAGCACGTTGCCGGCGCTATCCAGCGCGACGAGGCGCAGTTGATGCCAGCGCCGATAGAAGCGCGTCTTGAAGTTCGGAAGATCCACGTCGGCCTCGGTGAAGAGCAGCGCGACGATGAGCAGGGGTAATAGACACAGCAGGCACAACAAGCCGAGGGTGTATTCGAGGATCGCGATGGGGCGAAACACCTGGCAGCGATGATGCTCGAGGACGATCCGCGTGACGCCCGTCAAAGGGCGGCCGAGCACGTCTGCCAGTTGCGACACGGCGCGATCCTAGGCGGGCCCGGTCGGCTTGAATAGATCGCAGGCGGGCCCGACGAGTGCGCCCGCTTTCACGCGAGAACGCCTAATGCGTCAGCTTCCACAAGGTGGCGAGCAGATGATCGAGCTGGTCGAGGACGGGCGCGAGGGCGGGCTCGGTGACGTAGCCCGAGCCCTGCGCGGCCCTGAGCCCTGCGCGGACTTCGCTGGCGCTTCCGGCGGCGCTGAAGTAGCGGGAGCGGCGGGTGCCGGGATCGCTCGCGACGCCCTCGCCGAGGTTCAGCACGAAGCTGTTCGTCGCGTCGCGCAGCTGCGCGGCAAGCTTTCTATCGTGCCGCTGCACGCGGGCAACCAGCGGCGCGAGGTTGCGTTGAGTGGCGAGCGCGAGTTCGAGAGTGCGGAACTGCATGCGGTGCTCCTTTGTGGCCGCGGCGGCGGCTGGTTCACCAGAACCAGCCAGACGCCGACGCGGCACTCGGAGCCATGCACACGCACTTTCGCGACTACGCCACGCCTCGCACCTCGCGCTTTGCGCTTGCGGACGCAGTGCCAGCGAAGCTGGCACGAGGACGCGAACGCCGATTCCTCGCCAGCAAGTGCAAACCATGTCCTGGCACAATGTGTAAGCTTTCCGGTCACGGAATCCGGTCACGGTCACGGAACCCGGTCACGGTCACGGAACCCGGTCACGGTCACGGTCACGGAACCCGGTCACGGTCACGGAACCCGGTCCCGGTCACGGAATCCGGTCACGGTCACGGAAATCCGGTCACGGTCACGGAACCCGGTCACGGTCACGGAACCCGGTCACGGTCACGGAACCCGGTCACGGTCACGGAACCCGGTCACGGTCACGGAACCCGGTCACGGTCACGGTCACGGTCACGGTCACGAACTCGGTCACGAACTCGGTCACGGTCCCGGTCACGAACTCGGTCACGGTCACGGTCACGGTCACGGAACTCGGCCCCAGTCACGGAACTCGGCCCCAGTCACGGAACTCGGTCCCAGTCACGGAACCGCTCCTCGCCGCCAAGCGCGGGAGGCGGGATCCCGCGTCGGGATGTGGCGAGACCCAACCCCCGAAATCCATCGTGGCGCTAGCGTGGCACGGCCTTCGCTTCGAAGGGGGGAACGTGCGCGAACGCGCCGGCATCCAGCGCAGTTTGGGCGCTGACGCAAACCCATCGCGCACTTCCTGCCGATGTCTCCCGTGTTCGCCCCCGCCACCGCGCTCCGCGGCCGCAAGTCTCGCTACGACGCGATCGTGGTGGGTAGCGGCATGGGCGGCAGTGCGGCAGCGGCGATCTTGGCCAAGCAGAATGCCTCCGTGTTGGTGCTCGAGCGCAATCCTCGCCTCGGCGGCATCTTGGCGTCTTACGAGCGCGATGGCTTCAAGATCGACGTCGGCAGTCACTTGATTTCGCGCGGCGAGCGCGGTCCGATCGGCCGTCTGCTGCGTGGGCTCGGCCTGAGCGAACCGACCTTCATCACTCATCGCATTCCGGTTCGATCGCGCGGCATGTTTCAGATCGCGGCGCCCGAGCACCGTCGGCAGTTGCCCGCCTACGCCTTGGAAGCGGCGCGCAAGTTGGGGCTTTCCCTGCGAGAAGAGGCCAGCTTGGCCCGGATGCTGCTGCAGGTGTTCACCCTGACGGAGCACGAACTCACGCAGTGGGACGCGCGCACGCTGGATGAGTTCATTCGCGAACACACCGAGCATCCCGGCGCGTACTTCCTGTTCAGCTTCTTGGCCAGCATCTTCTTCGTGCTGCCGCCCTGGCAGGTGTCCGCGGGGGAGGCGATTCGCTGTCTGCGTTGGGTCATCCGCGCTTATCGCTTGTCCTACGTGCGCGGCGGCATGGACAGCATCATCCACGCGCTGCTGCGGCTGGTGCCCGAAGCCGACGGCGACATCGTCGTGCAGACGCCCGTGGTGGGGATCCGCCGTCGTGGTGACGAGTGGACTGTCACCACCGCGGGGGGAGACGAGTATCGAGCGCCGGTCGTGATCGCGAACCTGGCGCCGCGGGACTTGTTGCCGTTGCTCGACCGGCAAGAGCTGCCGCCGTCGTGGGTGGAGCGTGTGCAGCACATTCGCGGCTCGGGCAACGCGCACCAGATCAAATTCGGGTTGAGCCGAGCGCTGATCGAAGAGGGCTGTCTGATTGGCGGAGTGTCCTCGAGCGGGCTGGGCCTCGAGGATCTGAGCTTGAAGCTGATGCAGGACACCGTGGGAGCCATCGAGGTGGGGCGAGTGTCGGATCCAATGGCGATCTATGCGCCCGTGCCGAGCAACTACGACGCGTCCTTGGCGCCGCCGGGGGCGCAGTTGGTGGTGGCGAGCATCTATGGGCCGGTGTGTCTGGATCCGGCCGATCCGCCTGAGCATTGGCGCGAGCGCATCGTCGAGGCGTTTGCTTCGGTGGTGCCGGGCTTCCAGGACGCCCTGACTTTCGTCGAGTTTTCGCCGGTGCCGGCCGTGGGCGTGTGGATGGGCAAGAGCAATCGCGCCGCGATCTCCAACGGACAGCGCCCGGGACAAGTGGGCAGTGACCGCTTGCCGGTGCAGACGCCGCTGCCGGGGCTCTTCATCGCGGGGGACGGCGCGGGAGGGCGCGGCATCGGCACGGAGCTTGCGACCGAGTCGGCGATCGAAGCAGCGACGGCGGTCGCGCAGTACTTCACGGAAAGGCGCGCCGCATGAACGACGGGTGGGCTGCCGCGATTGCTTTGACCGTGCTCGTCTCGGGTGTGGGCGGCTGCGTATTGTTACATCACTGGGGACTCGCCGCGACCTACGTGCGCGACCTGTTGCACGTCGGAACGGGCGTGTGGGTGCTGTCGTGGCCGTGGTTTTCGTCGACCTACGTGCCGGTGGCGATCGTGGTGGGGGCGGCGCTGCTCACCAACTTCGTGCCGCTGCTGTCGCGCACGAGTCCGGCGGTGAGACGTGTTCACGACGCCTTCACCAGCTCGGATGAGCACTGGCGGGGGCTCTCGCTCTACACCTTGGCCTACGCTGCGTTGACGAGTCTCGGCTTCGTGCGCGGCGCTTTTCCCGCGGGTGCGGGACTGCTCGCGCTTTCTTTGGGTGACGGCGTTGGCGGCCTGTTGGGGCGGCGTTTCGGGCGGCGGCGCTATCGCGTGGCGGGCGGCAAGGAAAAGAGCATCGAAGGCAGCGTGGCGGTGGCGGTGTTCGCGAGCGCAGGCGTGGCGCTGGCCGCGTGGAGGTTCGACCAGGCGCTGTCGCTGTCGAAGCTGCTTCTGCTGGGGGTCGTGGCGGCGGGGGTCGAAGCGCTCTCGCCGCGAAGCAGCGACAACGTCACGGTGCCCACCGCGGTGTGGGCCTTCGCGGAGGTGACGACATGACCGTGCACCTGAATGCCCAAGCGATGACGAGTGCGCATCACGATCTCTGGCGCGGTGTGTGGCGCGTCGCCGATCCGAAGATCACGCTGGCGTCCGTGGCGGCGATGATCCTGGGCGCCGGAGTGGCGGCTGCAGAGGGACCGCTTTCCTGGGGCTGGCTTGCGTTGACGGTAGTGGGGATCTTTTTCATCGAAGCCGCGAAGAACGCCTCGGGTGAGATTTTTGATTGGGATTCCGGAGCGGATCAGGGGCTTCGCGAGGACGAGCGCACGCCCTTCAGCGGCGGCAAGCGCGTGCTGGTGGACGGACTGATGACCCGTGCACAGTGCGCGGTGATGGCGGCGGTCTTCTACGTGCTCGGTTCCGCCGCGGGGCTCGTGATCGTGGTGTTTCACGAACCACGGGTGCTCGGCTTCGGGCTCGTGGGCGTGGCGCTGGCGTTCTTCTATCACGCGCCGCCGTTGTCGCTTTCCTATCGCGGGCTAGGGGAGGCAGCGGTTGCGTTGGCTTACGGTCCCGTGATCGCGTGCGGAACGTATCTGGTGCAACGTCACGACGTTTCCGCGGCGATGGCGCTCGTGTCCTTGCCTCTCGGGCTCGCGATCATGGCGTTCTTGTGGATCAACGAGTTTCCCGATGCGCGCGCAGATGAAGCCGCGGGCAAGCGCACGCTGGTGGTGCGGCTAGGGCGAGCGCGAGCGGCCCGAGCGTTCCTTGGGCTGTGGGTGCTGACGTACGCGTTGCTCGCGCTGCTGCCGTTCTTAGGGTTGCCCGTGGCCGTGCTCGGCGGGCTCATCGGTTTGCCCCTCGCTCTCCGCGCCGGACTTGGACTCTTGCGCGCCTACGACGACCCGGCGCGCATCGCGCCCTTGCAGGGGCAAACGTTGCTCTC
This genomic stretch from Polyangiaceae bacterium harbors:
- a CDS encoding type IV toxin-antitoxin system AbiEi family antitoxin domain-containing protein, which gives rise to MRSSTQLTGLALLDQFVSEGVTQFTSAEAAARLGRSAAATGNILGRLVRDGLLDRVRRGHYVIRQLGTLGTTAAAESVLLSVAAGFRNVRHRVAYRTALDQLDLLAHPSRSIQVALAKPTRSERLSGRRLTVVQEPEGALEVGAKKQDGVLMSDLERSLLDAAARPEIVGGIAVLAEALEAASSKGVDAEKLTEYARALSWGPALRRIGSLADTLRITGLAGRLAPLTKPSSDIDLEPGHGKTSYRDTKWWVRWDQAPSELQNVVHQ
- a CDS encoding NAD(P)/FAD-dependent oxidoreductase — encoded protein: MSPVFAPATALRGRKSRYDAIVVGSGMGGSAAAAILAKQNASVLVLERNPRLGGILASYERDGFKIDVGSHLISRGERGPIGRLLRGLGLSEPTFITHRIPVRSRGMFQIAAPEHRRQLPAYALEAARKLGLSLREEASLARMLLQVFTLTEHELTQWDARTLDEFIREHTEHPGAYFLFSFLASIFFVLPPWQVSAGEAIRCLRWVIRAYRLSYVRGGMDSIIHALLRLVPEADGDIVVQTPVVGIRRRGDEWTVTTAGGDEYRAPVVIANLAPRDLLPLLDRQELPPSWVERVQHIRGSGNAHQIKFGLSRALIEEGCLIGGVSSSGLGLEDLSLKLMQDTVGAIEVGRVSDPMAIYAPVPSNYDASLAPPGAQLVVASIYGPVCLDPADPPEHWRERIVEAFASVVPGFQDALTFVEFSPVPAVGVWMGKSNRAAISNGQRPGQVGSDRLPVQTPLPGLFIAGDGAGGRGIGTELATESAIEAATAVAQYFTERRAA
- a CDS encoding four helix bundle protein, translating into MQFRTLELALATQRNLAPLVARVQRHDRKLAAQLRDATNSFVLNLGEGVASDPGTRRSRYFSAAGSASEVRAGLRAAQGSGYVTEPALAPVLDQLDHLLATLWKLTH
- a CDS encoding prenyltransferase: MTVHLNAQAMTSAHHDLWRGVWRVADPKITLASVAAMILGAGVAAAEGPLSWGWLALTVVGIFFIEAAKNASGEIFDWDSGADQGLREDERTPFSGGKRVLVDGLMTRAQCAVMAAVFYVLGSAAGLVIVVFHEPRVLGFGLVGVALAFFYHAPPLSLSYRGLGEAAVALAYGPVIACGTYLVQRHDVSAAMALVSLPLGLAIMAFLWINEFPDARADEAAGKRTLVVRLGRARAARAFLGLWVLTYALLALLPFLGLPVAVLGGLIGLPLALRAGLGLLRAYDDPARIAPLQGQTLLSFVLLALGAGAGVAWFG
- a CDS encoding nucleotidyl transferase AbiEii/AbiGii toxin family protein — its product is MTTKGQITKVASNDGVDAKVVERDYVLAHVVALIAAQNADGAIVFKGGTSLRLLHFEDYRYSADLDFSVIKGGKGEARDRITAALAGTPPGTITELGVVDDAILYQGPLGAQRRIKLDLADDELVVNTEQRPLLRRWADTPECNVAAYTRLETTAEKLRCVLQRRQCRDFLDLSLLLGEEELDAVVDLFRRKATHRGLDPAKFAERFERRVGEYERQWNQELEQYLGEVPHFEEVERSVRRELRKAGLL